The Procambarus clarkii isolate CNS0578487 chromosome 37, FALCON_Pclarkii_2.0, whole genome shotgun sequence nucleotide sequence GAGGAAGTCCAGTGGCTGAACCCCGTATGGTCCCCCTAATCGAACTGCACCCCTGTGCCtttattgcaacccgttctcgcaaatttaataagtcaatattgacttattaaatatgtgcataggtgacatacttaacataatagatacccttaaaaagattcatagaaaacaccgaccttacctaaccttgttagtatgttaagataagcatcttatagcttcgtaattacaattattacctaacctataataggtataggttaagtaataattgtaattacgaagcaataagatgcttatcttaagatactaacaaggttaggtaaggtcggtgttttctgtgaatctttttaagggtatctattatgtttagtatatcacctatgcacgtagttaataagtcaatattgactatacgaatttgcgagaacgggttgctttatTGATGACGGGACTGcatgtagtagcagcagcaggaggatgcATACCTCTGACGTGTACAGAATAACCGTCTTCACTCTCATCCGACCAGATGCCCCTGAAGCTCCGTAACCTCACCCGTTTTGTtaaagcaatgagagagagagagattttctgAGCCGAAGTTGGATGTTCTTGACTGGTGAAGTTAGTCACCGGACCTGAATGCAACTCAGCAGGTGTTTCACTTGCTGAGGACAAAACTAAAGGCAAAATATCTCCGAAGAATGCAAGAACTGCAGATGGGTGCAGTTGTAGTACTGCAGAGCATCACCACACAACCAagcgtctggtggtggtgtctgactcgAGCACAATATAATTCGGATATAATTCCGACACGGTAAACCAAATATAGATGAGAATACCCTCAAAATAAAGCTGAAAGTTTACATCCTACTTTATAAACATTGCTTCCAATCCATTGTGTAAAGAGTCACAGCAACGTTGTGTtactgtccacacacacacttatggcCAACACTATATGAGCCTTCAGCCTCACTTGACGGACACGTCTCAATATACAAACCGCATAATCTCCTCATATTAACTTAGCTCCCAGATCGAGATCAGGAAGCATAACTCACAGAGACTCAAAGAGACTCCCCGAGAGTCACAGAGACTCAGAGACTCCCCCGAGAGTCACAGAGACTCCCCGAGAGTCACAGGGACTCAGAGAGACTCCCCCGAGAGTCACAGAGACTCCCCGAGAGTCACAGGGACTCAGAGAGACTCCCCCGAGAGTCACAGAGACTCCCCGAGAGTCACAGGGACTCAGAGAGACTCCCCGAGAGTCACAGAGACTCAGAGAGACTCCCCCGAGAGTCACAGAGACTCCCCGAGAGTCACAGAGACTCAGAGAGACTCCCCCGAGAGTCACAGAGACTCCCCGAGAGTCACAGGGACTCAGAGAGACTCCCCCGAGAGTCACAGAGACTCCCCGAGAGTCACAGGGACTCAGAGAGACTCCCCCGAGAGTCACAGAGACTCCCCGAGAGTCACAGGGACTCAGAGAGACTCCCCCGTGAGTCACAGAGACTCCCCGAGAGTCACAGAGACTCAGAGAGACTCCCCCGAGAGTCACAGAGACTCCCCGAGAGTCACAGGGACTCAGAGAGACTCCCCCGAGAGTCACAGAGACTCCCCGAGTCACAGGGACTCAGAGAGACTCCCCCGAGAGTCACAGAGACTCCCCCGAGAGTCACAGAGACTCCTCGAGAGTCACAGGGACTCACAAAGACTCA carries:
- the LOC138371874 gene encoding TRIO and F-actin-binding protein-like, which codes for MCYNCTGDCVTDTECKGSCTTSVPELGGNEERSCINETVEARCISEHRGDEKYKTCFCNTERCNSSSQVLLTLTVLVFAASVLHQLSSQIEIRKHNSQRLKETPRESQRLRDSPESHRDSPRVTGTQRDSPESHRDSPRVTGTQRDSPESHRDSPRVTGTQRDSPRVTETQRDSPESHRDSPRVTETQRDSPESHRDSPRVTGTQRDSPESHRDSPRVTGTQRDSPESHRDSPRVTGTQRDSPVSHRDSPRVTETQRDSPESHRDSPRVTGTQRDSPESHRDSPSHRDSERLPRESQRLPRESQRLLESHRDSQRLTETPRESQRLKETPRESQRLKETPRESQRLKETPRESQGLRETPPRVTETPREPQGLTTPYS